From Daucus carota subsp. sativus chromosome 6, DH1 v3.0, whole genome shotgun sequence:
CCACATTCTTCTAAGTTCAAGATTCTTTGCTTCAAGAAAAATCATTGCACAAAGCAATGATAAGAACCTTTCACATCAGAAAGTATAACTCATTCTTCACACCAACACAAGTCCTCGTCTATTACACCATCTAAAATTATCAAACCATGATCCTCATGAATATGAAGTACAAGAATATGCGAACTAAGCAGAAGAGCGATCTTACGAACAAAGCAGAAGAGTGAGTCGTCCATCATATAACAAAATGAAAAGGCGAGTAGCGCTGATAATAGAGAGAGGAATGAAGATCCTACATCATGCTACTCATTTGAGGTTCAGCTCTTGTTTTGATAATGCTTGCAATTATTTCAGAAAGGTGCCTAGAATTATTGCATTACAGTAGGCCTTGGTGTTGAGATAAgttatatttatcttttataaaattattccaCAATTTGCTTCTAACATAAAACCATTTCCACCGCCACTTGCCTAGCATGGCAAGATTTTTCCTATTTCTGTTGGCAAGACCAACCCACCTTTTTCCTTGGGCAAAAAGATGTTCTGCCACTTGAGAAGGTGAAGCTTTTTGTTTTACCAAATAAAATcccttcttcttttttcaaattttgcaCAGATACCTTCGGGAATTCTGTAGAAGTTGAACTACTAAGTTGGAAGGTTGTTGATTGTAGACCTGACTAGGGTTGATTTGTCTACTTGATTTATGCACCTCCGTTCCCACTAGCAAGAATCTTGTCCATTTTGCTCATTAGAGGTccccaaaaaaaaattttgagttTGTATTTGCTTCGATAGGAGCTCCAAGATATGTGACTGAACAACTCAGAATGTCTACCCACCTCTGTAGGCTAGAATCTTTTATTCCTCTAGCATAAATGTAGCTCTTTGAGATATTGATCTTTAAACATGATGTAAGTTGAAAACACTGAAGTAGTATCTTGTAGTTTTTGAGTCTATGTTCATAATGTTGCATGAGAATTATTATGTCATCCGTAAATTGAAGATGATGAATATCTTGAGAATCCTTACGAAGTTTTATTCCTTTTATTAGTCTTCTACTGACTGAATTCTCCATCATTAAATTGAAAACCCCCTTCTGCTATGTTAAAAAGGTAGGGGGACTTGGGATCACCTTACCTGAGTCCCCTTTCCAACTGAAATTCTTTATCAGTGAACCATTTACCAGAACTGATGCTCTCATTGAGGTAATGATTTGTTTAATCCATCCTATCCATTTATGACCAAAGCCCAGCTTAAACATAGTGTTTAGTAGGAATTCTCAATCAATAGAGTCAAATCTTTTTCGAAGTCCAATTTCAATATAAGTCCAATGCCAACATGGTAATAATGACATGGAATCTTCTTACAAATTCACAGAGGTTTAACAAATATAGTCAACATCAGGAGGTTGACTATATTTATAGATAAGTGGAATTTACCGTTGGAGTtggattttttttacataatttctatattttttatttatagtatgtATTAAtgacttttagctaagggttccAAATAGTTGAAGATGCTCTCAAGTGCCTTTAAAGTATTCAATTCGATAGGGATTATTTTAATTAGACTTTTTTTagctaaatttcaatttttacttttcttcaattattttcataatataatgcgctaaaaaattaaagagaatTTAGAAAATATACTGCTTTTtgtaatttcattatatcttaaaataatcGTGAATATACAGTGCAACTTCATGCAACTTCAGTATTTTTGCAAAGATATAACCATGGTCAATACTTAATAGTAACATAAGAAGTAGCACCACAAGTATCTACATCCTAATAATTCACAATACAATAACTATGCTGGTAGTCATCGATATCGAATACAATACACAATTCTAATGACCAAATAATATAGACCTCAGTTGCTATTATACAAATTTCCGGGTACATCTTAGATACATCTTGTTTGTACACTTTTTGGGGAACAGTTTGCATGTATTTTTGTTGGTACAGGTGTGTTGTGTTCTTGAGTTGGTAGGATTGAGTGAGCAAGTCTTGTTGTGTTGTTGGTTGGTAGGAATGGGGGAACAAGTACATTGTATTGCACTGAAAAGTAGGTTTAGTGATGAATTATTTGTGGGTAGTAATTGTTAACCAATCTGTGCAATAAATCAGAACCGTGTTCATGTGTGCAAAGTATTCAAAAGAGAAAGAAACACAGGAGACAGAAAATAATCGAAGGATATATGAACAGAATCCGAGTCCAGTGCctaactgtctccttaaagcgtatttcgccctcaccgTATGTGACGAACGATAGCCTtccaggataaaacggattggCGATGCAAGAAGCACCTTCGACGAACTAGAACAAAAACCGAAACTATCGCCGACGACTAGGGTTGTAGGATGCAAGAGGCTGTGTATTTGCGTGTGtataaaaccctaatctataatgaatatatatatatatatatatatatatatatatatatatatatatatatatatatatatatatatataggcaatgcaAAACTTGTGCGCTACACATCACCATAATTAATTAACGCGTTAATTAATTAGGTCGGTTACAAAACAAATCCGAAAAGaaattgaatttatttaaaccatatcaattaatctaaaattaaaatcatattaatttctGTCACATTATTTAAGCCCAAGTCCAgtagaaaataattaaattagcaaAACTAGTCCGGTTTTATTCGGCCCAAATTTTGCCgcattcgtgtccgcaggtcgcGCACACACAGAAAGCCCGAGGATTGCGAAGCCACGATTTTATCCTCAAAATCCCATGATTTCCACCCCCCCTGCAcgcacgtaggtggtggagcaaTACACTAGTAACACATTTAGACACTACAAAGTGTCTTGCTATATAAAGACTTCAAAGCTTCTTTATCAAACCAATGTGGGACTTAAGGTTTCCTTTTCAATTTTCTAATACCAtggaagcaactttggatcatcacaactcatccattccttagccgttttgagtgaataaacatgcattggaaagctctctcggaggagaacataatccaagcattACCCGCCACGAacacgtagccgagcctcactcaaattgaTGCTCAAATTGACAATATTCCAACAGTAATTTAGTTGATATGTATTCAAAACGCAGGTTCATGGGTGAAGCTTGTATGGTCTTTGAGGAAGAATGATCGATGGGTATAGTAAAAATGGTGATTTTGAGGAAGCGTTATTAGCTTTTGTTAATATGAGAAGGGAAGATATTGTTGTCGATGGGTCTAGGCGGCCGCCTAGGCGCCGCCTAGGCGCTAGGTGGAGGGAAAACGCCCCGAGAAGGGGCTAGGCGGGCATTTAGGCGTTTTTTCGAAAAGTCGTTCAACCTCGGTCAAAATCCGCCTAGGCGGTCCAAATCGGTCAAAAAAAAAGCTTGCGGATGGTAAAAGAAAATGAGGGCATTATAGGTAAttcacaaaacaaaacaaataaatatttattttaaaaataggtAGATATTTGGGAGAGTAGTTACAGAGTCACAAATCACAATACCCAAATTAAGCTCCTGTTTCCCTAATTCTCTTCGCGACGATCGGTAAGTTCTTCAATTTCTCATCTTTATTTACACAATTGATATGGTTAATTACATCCCTAGTTTTAGTTTTCTTCACCAATGCTTATAATGTATTGTATAAGTATATATCTATACCATATTGTAGCTTGTACACTTGTATAGATTCGACTATTCATTGATTTTTcattcattatatacttatctTTATATGGGTTAGTGTTCTTGTGTTgttaattgatttttattttcttgttgttgttgttatcCGTTATATCTTGTTAGTTGTTTCTGGACAAACAACTTAAGTTATGATTTTTGTGTCATGTTTGTGTTTATAGAAAAATGGACAATTCCTCTCCACCTGCATCTAATTCAGAAGCTGTTTGTTCAGTCACCtctttaaaaagaaaatctgaCGATGTTTGTTGGGAGTTCTGTGAACTAGCAGTTAAAAATGATCCAGACAAAGTGAAGTGTAAACTATGCAGTAGAGTGATCAGTGGAGGTGTCCATCGGCTAAAACAACATATTGCCCCATGTTAAAGGAAATGTGGCGTCTTGTCAAAAAGCTACTCCAATTGACAAAGCAAAATGTATGCAAGCATTACTtgatcagaaaaagaaaaaagaagaaaagagagaaaaactTCAAGAATTGCAGGAGCGTGTTAATATTTCTGAAAAGAGCTCAAATGAAGCTGAGATTCTTCAAAGTTGTACGACACCATATTCGCTCGGTCCCATGGATAGCTTTGCCAGGCCAATATCTCCGGCAGATTCATTGGTTGAATCACGCAAAAAACTGAGACAGCAGAATATTAATGATGTCCTATTTAAGAAAAGGACTAGTGAGGTGCATGCGTACTTGGCACGCTGGGTGTATGAATCTGCAATACCTTTTAATGCTGTCAACAATGACGCATTTCAGCAACTTCTTGAGGCCGTGAGTCAATTTGGTCCTGGGTATATTCCGCCTACTCAATATCAACTTAGGAAGCCTTTATTAAAGCAAGCCGTCGAGACAACTAAGGAAACAGTGaagaaacaagaagaagagTGAAAAAAAAGTGGTTGTTCAATTATGACAGATGCTTGGTCTGATAGAAAGCGGCGGAGTATAATGAACTTATGTGTTAATTGCAAACTTGGCACAACATTCTTATCTTCTATCAAGAGTTCAGCTGATGCTCATACAGGAAAATATATCTTTGATTATGTGGACAAATGGATTGAAGAAGTTGGTTCGAAAAACGTTATTCAAGTAGTAACGGATAATGCGTCCAATAATATGGCAGCTGCAAAACTCTTAAATGAGAAGAGGCCGTACATCTTCTGGACCTCTTGTGCTACACATACAATGAATCTCATTCTTGAAGGAATaggtatataaattattatttattatgtaaCTGAATAATTAAATCTGGAAATATTTGCCGTTGTGGCAGCTCATTTATACTCTGCAGATTACTAACACGGGAATGACATTATTATTGACAGGGAAGATGCCAAAGTTCAAATTTGTTATTGACAAGTCTAAAGAGTTGACGATATTTATCTATGCTCATCACAAGACATTGTCCTTGATGAGAAAGTTCACCAAGAAGAGGGATATAGTGAGGCCTGGAATAACAAGATTTGCTAGTTCCTTCCTTACTATGCAAAGTTTGCTGGAGAAACAAGAAAATCTGAGATATATGTTTCTTTCCAAAGAATGGCTGGAATGTAAATGGTCTTCAACTGCAAAAGGTACTAAGATATATAGCACCATTGTTAGCCAAACCTATTGGCAGGCTCTTTCGATGTGCGTGGAAATTTTTAAGCCTTTGGTGAAGGTTCTTCGACTTGTTGATGGGGATTGGAGACCATCTATGGGCTTTGTGTATGGTGAACTTAAGGATGCTAAAAAAGAAATCATCCGTATTTGCAGAGGTGCAGCAGATATGTACGAACCCATTCTTGATATCATAGAGTCCAAAGCTAAAGGTCGACTTGACTGTCCATTACATCTTGCTGGCTATCTATTAAATCCCTACTTTTTCTATAGAGATGATGAAGCTCAAACAGATCCAAAATGCATGGAAGGTCTACTAACTTGTGTTGAGTCCTTTTTTCCCGATGATTATGACAAACAGAATTTGGTATGTAATCACGAGCTGTTAAAGTACAAGGCAATGGAGGGAATATTTGGAAGAAAGTTAGCTATTTCCGGAAGATCAAATAATAATGATACTTTTAATCCTGGTAaatgttataacttataagtatttaaaatttagatttatGTTATCCTATACTTCTGTACTAATTCCTATATTAAATTTCTGGTTTAGTTTCTTGGTGGTCTAATTATGGATCTGAAACACCGAATCTCAATCTATGGCGATGAAAATACTATGACTGACTACAAGTTCTTCAGGCTGTGAGAGAAATTGGAGCACTTTTGAAGGGGTAAGAATTTAACTATACTATACAAGATTTAGtatcattttataattcattattaTCGTTCACATTTAATTTGGTTTAATCTTATGATTTATAGATTCATACGAAAAAAAGAAATAGACTCGATGCTAATAGAATGAGAGACCTTGTGTATGTTCAATTTAATTCGAAACTTCTcaataaaaagaagaagagggAAGCTCATGATATTTTATTAGCCGATGATGCTAGCATGGCTCAAGCATGGATTGTAGAAGTAgatgaagaagatgttgaaTCTCAGGGGTCTACTAGCATTGCAGATGATATATATCGAGATCTTGATGAAGATAATTTTGAATCAGATGATGAAGaagttgttgaaaataataaactatTAGCGCAACAATGAGGCAGTTATATATCAGGAATTAACAAGAACAGGCAAGGCACCAAATAACGAAACAATACACGAAGGCAAAACAGAAATATAATCAGTACCTTAAATTGACAAGAAAAGACAGAAATCACTTAGCTTGCAAAGCTTTATCAAATACTGATCAAAATCAGAATCacagctgagtcgcctagcccttGAAAAGTCTAGACTGTTCTTGAAACGATAATTGCCCCACTTACGCTGTGTTGGGTTGCAGCAATCTCgcctccaggataaaacagctcagATCAACTCGTTCACAGACACGCAATTGATCAACAGCGGCCTGACCTCAGTTCGCCCAGAAAACCTATGCAATCTGTTCTGTATGTATTATTGTAGAGAGAAAATAGAGAAGAGTAGCAGCTAGggtttttgtatttttgataTCCCTCACTCACAAAAACGTTTTGATTctgtatataatacaaaataaaacgtAACTGAAGATATGGCattaattacaataaatattcTGAAttaatgcattttattttaattgaatatactTCAGTACATTCACcactcaggggcacgtacattcaccagtcaggggcacgtacattcagcactctggggcacgtacattcagcgctcaggggcacgtacattcagcaccctggggcacgtacattcagcgctcaggggcacgtacattcagcaccctggggcacgtacattcagcgctcaggggcacgtacattcagcaccctggggcacgtacattcagcgctcaaaataaaattataagtcaggatttatttaattaattaattcaagctactaacttcaactcaaTTTATTTATGGATTACACTAAGAAAATGTCTTAGATCCACacacatgaaagtttaagtcctcATTACAAGGAACAATCTCCAACAATTAGATTAAGgtaatgaaaggcatatgttaagcctatttgtaattaagaggaatcaactcaactctgataagaaagcaagaaaatagcaagtactgttaactggaatccgtacgaagaacgtcaaatgatttattgaagattttatgtcagaagaatttcaggatgctgctgcaaaccactggaagaagttcattaatatgatcaagcctcagtgtacaaataatcttttgtagcacgtccagaagatcagaaggtataaagtttaaatactttatttattcagaagattccatattgtgtcaacaaatgaagatgaactaagaagacgaagaatcgacgaacaagccactgcctaattgtttaattgacaaggaatatttaattcagctagttacagatgaaccagacagtacatttgtgtatcagctcatccggttaaatattctgagtcaagagaaggtggtcgttcaatcaagtcgaagatcataattatttaaagaagactgaagactctgctgaagaaggaaaaggataattaattatctaattaattatttcacttctcaaaataattatattgaatgtgtaatttatttattaaattaattctatctcgaattaatttaatttatgaatctatgcttttaaaataattaagtgaatattaattggttaattaattaaagggaaaatggattgtctacttgaaatacacaaggaaagacaatctatttgattgtctagttgaaaaacaagaaggaaagacaatctagttgattgtctaagtgttaaaacacaaggaaagacaatccaaggctttgtcttgctaaaacatgcaaggtaagacaatccagtggattgtcttgctgttttaagcaaggtaagacaatccaaaggattgtcttaccgactgtTGCCTTCAcacaacacggcaagacaatctcctagattgtcttaccgcatttcTTCCCCTTCCTTTACACGggaagacaatccttgtgattgtcttaccgattgtttcaattgtcttgccttggtagcttgcaag
This genomic window contains:
- the LOC108225831 gene encoding uncharacterized protein LOC108225831; its protein translation is MTDAWSDRKRRSIMNLCVNCKLGTTFLSSIKSSADAHTGKYIFDYVDKWIEEVGSKNVIQVVTDNASNNMAAAKLLNEKRPYIFWTSCATHTMNLILEGIGKMPKFKFVIDKSKELTIFIYAHHKTLSLMRKFTKKRDIVRPGITRFASSFLTMQSLLEKQENLRYMFLSKEWLECKWSSTAKGTKIYSTIVSQTYWQALSMCVEIFKPLVKVLRLVDGDWRPSMGFVYGELKDAKKEIIRICRGAADMYEPILDIIESKAKGRLDCPLHLAGYLLNPYFFYRDDEAQTDPKCMEGLLTCVESFFPDDYDKQNLIHTKKRNRLDANRMRDLVYVQFNSKLLNKKKKREAHDILLADDASMAQAWIVEVDEEDVESQGSTSIADDIYRDLDEDNFESDDEEVVENNKLLAQQ